The following proteins are encoded in a genomic region of Sorangiineae bacterium MSr12523:
- a CDS encoding Flp family type IVb pilin, whose amino-acid sequence MNKDIMQLVKDEKGATAIEYGLLLVAILLIVAGAYKKLGKAVKGAANDAKGEF is encoded by the coding sequence ATGAACAAAGACATCATGCAGCTGGTCAAGGACGAGAAGGGTGCAACCGCCATCGAGTACGGCCTGCTCCTCGTTGCCATTCTCCTGATCGTCGCCGGCGCCTACAAGAAGCTCGGCAAGGCCGTCAAAGGCGCTGCGAACGACGCCAAGGGCGAGTTCTGA
- the hrpB gene encoding ATP-dependent helicase HrpB: MHSLPTLPIDPLLPEIVRTLDEESSLVLEAPPGAGKTTRVPRALLEHPSPRSPTSLASGGEIIVLEPRRLAARLAARRVAEELGETAGETVGYQVRFEDVTGPKTRLRFVTEAILTRRFVRDPELAGVGAVVLDEFHERHLHGDVALAYLRHLQRTSRPDLRLVLMSATLDAEPAARFLGCKSLRSEGKRFDVRIEHATGADDRPLELQVASAIRALPMDGDALVFLPGAREIRRAQEALEKLAAERGLLVLPLHGDLSPAEQDRAIRPADRPKVILATNVAESSVTIDGVVAVIDSGLARVMGHDPWSGLPRLRIEKVSRASATQRAGRAGRTRPGVCVRLYTKIDFERRPEHQPPEIARLDLAELLLELRARKVDRDLTWLDAPPPAALASAEELLTRLGAFDAKGDVTPIGHRMLRFPLHPRTARLLVEAEERGVFDDATVLAALLGERDVRTAGRARFDRGFGRDPAHDVATEDSDLLQMRDLFREAQETRFAPNIVRAIGLDPGATFAVDRAHKQLRRIGRPKKSEPGGASLATPDFQRRTDTDLLKCVLAGYPDRVARRVRGRTLAMSGGGRAELSEASVVRDAPWLVAVDADDKSVRIASAIEPDWLIEFFADRIVESTRTTFVRASERVESVSSMSYEGLVLDESPANRPDDTKAAELLAEAVLADGMASLARFAPEGALDAWVARARFAQTVDASIPRVDDAFLRQVLLAQCAGRRSFAELRATSFVDAIQTHLGPGPTARIFALAPERITLAAGRSVKIHYEPEKPPHIASRLQDFFGMNETPRVGGGKVPLVVHLLAPNQRAVQVTSDLKGFWERHYPSIRKELSRKYPKHAWPERPES; the protein is encoded by the coding sequence GTGCATTCGCTTCCCACGCTTCCAATCGACCCACTTTTGCCCGAGATCGTGCGGACCCTCGACGAGGAGTCGAGCCTCGTTCTCGAGGCGCCACCCGGCGCCGGTAAGACGACGCGCGTTCCACGGGCGCTTCTCGAACACCCGTCGCCTCGCTCGCCCACCTCTCTCGCGTCGGGCGGGGAGATCATCGTGCTGGAACCGCGCCGGCTGGCGGCAAGGCTCGCGGCGCGGCGCGTGGCCGAGGAGCTCGGTGAGACGGCGGGCGAAACCGTAGGCTACCAGGTGCGGTTCGAGGACGTGACGGGCCCGAAAACGCGCCTTCGCTTCGTCACCGAGGCCATCCTCACGCGGCGCTTCGTGCGCGATCCCGAGCTCGCCGGCGTGGGCGCGGTGGTGCTCGACGAATTTCACGAGCGCCATCTCCACGGCGACGTGGCGCTCGCTTACCTGCGGCACCTGCAGCGGACCTCGCGGCCGGATCTGCGCCTGGTGCTCATGTCCGCCACGTTGGATGCGGAGCCCGCGGCGCGGTTCCTCGGCTGCAAATCGCTTCGCTCGGAGGGAAAGCGGTTCGATGTGCGCATCGAGCACGCCACCGGCGCCGACGATCGGCCACTGGAGCTGCAGGTTGCCTCCGCCATCCGGGCCCTCCCGATGGACGGCGACGCGCTGGTGTTCCTCCCCGGCGCGCGCGAGATCCGGCGGGCGCAAGAAGCGCTGGAAAAGCTGGCGGCGGAGCGCGGGTTGCTCGTGCTGCCGCTCCACGGCGATCTCTCGCCGGCGGAGCAAGATCGGGCGATTCGTCCGGCGGATCGGCCCAAGGTGATCCTCGCGACCAACGTGGCCGAGTCCTCGGTGACCATCGACGGCGTGGTGGCGGTCATCGACAGTGGCCTCGCGCGCGTGATGGGCCACGATCCCTGGTCGGGGCTGCCGCGGCTGCGCATCGAAAAAGTAAGCCGCGCATCCGCCACGCAGCGCGCGGGGCGTGCCGGACGAACGCGCCCCGGCGTGTGCGTGCGGCTTTACACGAAGATCGACTTCGAACGCCGCCCCGAGCATCAACCGCCCGAGATTGCGCGGCTCGATCTGGCGGAGCTTTTGCTCGAGTTGCGCGCGCGAAAGGTCGACCGCGATCTGACGTGGCTCGATGCACCGCCGCCGGCGGCGCTGGCCTCGGCGGAGGAGCTGCTCACGCGCCTGGGTGCCTTCGATGCAAAGGGCGATGTGACGCCCATTGGCCATCGCATGCTGCGCTTTCCCCTTCATCCGCGAACCGCACGTCTCCTCGTGGAGGCCGAGGAGCGCGGCGTTTTCGACGACGCCACGGTGCTCGCCGCGCTCTTGGGCGAGCGCGATGTGCGCACGGCCGGGCGCGCCCGTTTCGATCGCGGGTTCGGTCGCGATCCGGCCCACGACGTTGCGACCGAGGATTCGGATCTTTTGCAGATGCGCGACCTCTTTCGCGAGGCCCAAGAGACGCGCTTCGCGCCGAACATCGTGCGCGCCATCGGGCTCGATCCGGGCGCCACGTTCGCCGTGGATCGCGCGCACAAACAGCTGCGGCGCATCGGCCGGCCGAAGAAGAGCGAGCCCGGAGGTGCGTCGCTCGCGACGCCCGACTTTCAACGCAGAACTGACACCGATTTGCTGAAGTGCGTGCTCGCCGGCTACCCCGATCGCGTTGCCCGGCGCGTGCGCGGAAGGACGCTGGCCATGTCCGGCGGAGGCCGCGCGGAGCTCTCCGAGGCGAGCGTCGTGCGCGATGCCCCGTGGCTCGTCGCCGTCGATGCGGACGACAAGTCCGTGCGCATCGCCAGCGCCATCGAGCCGGATTGGCTCATCGAGTTCTTCGCCGATCGCATCGTCGAGAGCACCCGCACGACCTTCGTGCGCGCCTCGGAGCGCGTCGAGTCGGTGAGCTCGATGAGCTATGAAGGCCTTGTTCTCGATGAATCGCCGGCCAATCGGCCGGACGACACAAAGGCGGCTGAGCTACTTGCCGAAGCCGTGCTCGCCGATGGCATGGCCAGCCTGGCGCGATTCGCTCCCGAGGGGGCGCTCGATGCGTGGGTGGCGCGCGCCCGTTTCGCCCAGACCGTCGATGCCTCCATCCCGCGGGTGGACGATGCGTTCCTGCGCCAGGTCTTGCTCGCGCAGTGCGCGGGGCGACGCAGTTTTGCTGAGCTGCGTGCGACATCGTTCGTGGATGCCATCCAGACACACCTGGGCCCGGGTCCCACGGCGCGCATCTTCGCACTCGCCCCCGAGCGCATCACGTTGGCGGCAGGAAGAAGCGTCAAAATTCACTACGAGCCGGAAAAACCCCCGCACATCGCCTCGCGCCTCCAAGACTTCTTCGGCATGAACGAAACGCCGCGCGTGGGTGGCGGGAAGGTCCCCCTCGTCGTTCATCTCCTCGCGCCCAACCAGCGCGCCGTACAGGTGACAAGCGACCTCAAGGGCTTTTGGGAGCGGCATTACCCCTCGATCCGCAAGGAGCTTTCTCGGAAATATCCGAAGCACGCGTGGCCGGAACGGCCCGAGAGCTGA
- a CDS encoding amidohydrolase family protein, with the protein MRPFTVLSSRSRAALLGVLSSAPFAFAAFAAFAAFFASGCGGASPAPSTPSAHGPSTTGTGAQDTVAQAPPVAAAAPVDLSTLPKQRAIVLRAARLFDGKADRVVEGGVALLVENGLITQVGKTVTAPGDAEQIDLGDSTLLPGFIDAHTHVTAEASDNFYRDSYQFLHRFPAEQAFYAGASAKKLLDAGFTTIRDLGAEELLDVGVRNAIEAGLTPGPRMLVAVHPIGATGGHADQDPYPPARIKELGVYEGICNGPESCRAAVREQVKYGADLIKVMASGGVLSLADAVDTPQLTLEELRAIVEEAHRLGKKVAAHCHGDSAAKLAVTAGVDSIEHASFLKPPTLALMKSKGTVLVPTFLAGAYTGGKLDKFPPPIQAKAKAAFAAHAQMFKDAMRAGVIVGFGTDSGVSPHGINAQEFALMTEGGMSPAAALRAATSVNATLLGISAQTGSLEKGKLADVVAVPGNPLKDIKQTEHVAFVMRAGKIYKRPERGM; encoded by the coding sequence ATGCGCCCTTTCACCGTCTTGTCCTCTCGTTCACGTGCGGCCCTCCTCGGCGTCCTCTCGTCCGCACCGTTCGCGTTTGCCGCGTTTGCCGCGTTTGCCGCGTTTTTCGCGTCCGGTTGCGGAGGCGCTTCCCCGGCGCCCTCCACACCGTCCGCGCACGGCCCGTCCACCACGGGCACGGGCGCCCAGGACACCGTGGCGCAAGCCCCGCCGGTGGCCGCCGCCGCACCGGTCGATCTCTCGACCTTGCCCAAGCAGCGCGCCATCGTGCTCCGCGCCGCGCGCCTCTTCGATGGAAAGGCCGACCGCGTCGTCGAAGGGGGCGTGGCCCTGCTCGTGGAAAATGGGCTCATCACGCAAGTGGGAAAGACGGTGACCGCGCCGGGTGACGCCGAGCAGATCGATCTCGGGGACAGCACCTTGCTGCCCGGTTTCATCGATGCGCACACGCACGTCACCGCCGAGGCGAGCGACAACTTTTACCGCGACAGCTACCAGTTCCTGCACCGCTTCCCGGCCGAGCAAGCGTTTTACGCGGGGGCCTCGGCGAAGAAGCTTCTCGATGCAGGCTTCACCACCATCCGCGATCTCGGCGCCGAGGAACTTCTCGACGTGGGCGTTCGCAACGCCATCGAAGCGGGCCTCACCCCGGGCCCGCGCATGCTCGTCGCCGTGCACCCCATCGGCGCGACGGGCGGTCACGCGGATCAAGATCCGTATCCGCCGGCGCGCATCAAGGAGCTCGGTGTTTACGAAGGCATCTGCAACGGCCCCGAATCATGCCGCGCGGCCGTTCGCGAGCAGGTGAAGTACGGGGCCGATCTCATCAAAGTCATGGCCTCGGGCGGCGTCTTGTCACTCGCGGACGCCGTCGATACACCGCAGCTCACGCTGGAGGAGCTGCGCGCGATCGTCGAGGAAGCGCATCGCCTCGGCAAGAAGGTCGCAGCGCACTGCCACGGCGACAGCGCCGCCAAGCTCGCGGTCACCGCGGGCGTCGACTCCATCGAGCACGCCTCGTTCTTGAAGCCGCCCACCCTGGCGTTGATGAAATCCAAGGGCACCGTGCTCGTGCCCACGTTCCTCGCCGGCGCGTACACCGGCGGCAAGTTGGACAAGTTCCCTCCGCCGATTCAGGCCAAGGCGAAGGCCGCGTTTGCAGCCCATGCGCAGATGTTCAAAGATGCCATGCGCGCCGGCGTCATCGTGGGCTTCGGCACCGACTCGGGCGTGTCGCCGCACGGCATCAACGCGCAGGAGTTCGCCCTGATGACCGAAGGCGGCATGAGCCCCGCCGCAGCACTTCGCGCCGCGACATCGGTCAACGCGACCTTGCTCGGCATTTCCGCGCAAACGGGATCCCTCGAAAAGGGCAAGCTCGCCGACGTGGTCGCGGTGCCGGGCAATCCGCTCAAGGACATCAAGCAGACCGAGCACGTTGCGTTCGTGATGCGTGCCGGCAAAATCTACAAGCGACCGGAACGAGGAATGTAA
- a CDS encoding protein kinase: MTDNFEYPSGILIPGTKYKVIRRLGAGGMGTVYEVEDTNIEKRYVLKTLHASLSSRADLAERMRREARALARLEHRNIVQVITADVTADSLRLTYLVMEKLNGHTLRTVLDNKTRLNVDTACRLCIDLLNALYHAHENRIIHRDVKPENIFLHRDADGTTVTKLLDFGIMTEADPETHTQTGHNRFIGTLRYAAPEQLSGRPITAQTDIYAAGLCLYEIITGYGPFDDLSSTAEIAHAHLNTVAPPIARHVRVPRQLEDIVRRALAKDPADRQHDAFTFAAELNRFRKSQQGALEMAPLSQVETVNDPFHLSTDPGAQQRGPGISGASFSRPASGGASPPPAGAPLIVGGAPPYPSALAGAAPKAGPGAGAAPAMQPSPQPLRSSEGGSGVRASGHGTGDYPQPQAYSASGGAGGSIPGAGSSGAGPVRPPSAGLADAATQFDEGNGSGGGAFPPAAGETHENAAASPMTIGGPTPVPAASFRGPPSPHPASGASVDRNAPTGTYAPPGVPDVQRSGTAIMSSVDAPSDPGHPRTLTLPQPNHPGQAGQGSLAHSGMPANPSYATGPHDAGRLATQGAKRGLGPVIWIVVAGSAIGAVLAIGGIYQLTARNPKPPPETTVTATAPAPSALAASATTAPEPAKTTGAIENVGTVDAGAPAAPSVSASSASSATSAPPAEERSHRHRDTPRPSGGGGSATPTKKLPGSGL, encoded by the coding sequence ATGACCGATAACTTCGAATACCCCAGCGGGATTCTCATTCCTGGAACCAAGTACAAGGTCATTCGCCGCCTCGGCGCGGGCGGAATGGGCACCGTTTACGAGGTCGAGGACACCAACATCGAGAAGCGGTACGTGCTCAAGACCCTGCACGCATCGCTGTCCTCTCGGGCGGATTTGGCCGAGCGCATGCGCCGTGAGGCACGGGCCCTCGCGCGGCTCGAGCACCGCAACATCGTCCAGGTCATCACGGCGGACGTCACCGCTGACTCGCTGCGTCTCACCTACCTGGTGATGGAAAAGCTCAACGGGCACACGCTCCGCACGGTGCTCGACAACAAGACGCGACTCAACGTCGACACGGCGTGCCGTCTCTGCATCGACCTTCTCAACGCGCTGTACCATGCGCACGAAAACCGCATCATCCACCGCGACGTGAAGCCGGAGAACATCTTCCTCCACCGCGACGCGGACGGCACCACGGTCACCAAGCTGCTCGACTTCGGCATCATGACCGAGGCCGATCCCGAGACGCACACGCAGACCGGGCACAATCGCTTCATCGGCACCCTGCGTTACGCCGCGCCGGAGCAGCTCTCGGGGCGCCCCATCACGGCGCAGACGGACATTTATGCGGCGGGGCTTTGCCTCTACGAGATCATCACCGGCTACGGGCCCTTCGACGATCTGTCGTCCACCGCGGAAATTGCGCATGCGCACCTCAACACGGTCGCGCCGCCCATCGCGAGGCACGTCCGCGTGCCGCGGCAGCTGGAAGACATCGTGCGCCGTGCGCTGGCGAAGGATCCGGCGGATCGGCAGCATGACGCCTTCACCTTCGCCGCCGAGTTGAATCGGTTCCGCAAGTCGCAGCAAGGCGCGCTGGAGATGGCGCCGCTCTCGCAGGTCGAGACGGTGAACGATCCGTTCCATCTCTCCACGGATCCGGGCGCACAACAGCGTGGCCCGGGCATCAGCGGAGCGTCGTTCTCGCGGCCTGCGAGTGGAGGAGCGAGTCCGCCGCCGGCGGGTGCGCCCCTCATCGTGGGCGGCGCGCCGCCGTATCCTTCTGCGCTTGCAGGTGCGGCCCCCAAAGCGGGGCCTGGGGCAGGTGCGGCCCCCGCGATGCAGCCTTCTCCGCAGCCGCTTCGCAGCTCGGAGGGCGGCAGCGGTGTGCGCGCGTCCGGGCACGGCACGGGCGATTATCCGCAGCCGCAAGCCTACTCGGCATCTGGCGGGGCTGGCGGTTCGATTCCCGGGGCCGGATCCTCGGGCGCGGGACCGGTGCGCCCTCCCTCCGCCGGCCTGGCGGATGCGGCGACCCAGTTCGACGAGGGCAATGGCTCCGGCGGGGGTGCGTTTCCGCCCGCCGCGGGGGAGACGCACGAGAATGCCGCGGCCTCGCCGATGACCATCGGTGGGCCCACCCCCGTGCCTGCGGCAAGCTTCCGCGGCCCGCCGTCGCCGCATCCCGCAAGCGGTGCTTCCGTCGATCGCAACGCGCCCACGGGGACGTACGCACCGCCGGGCGTGCCCGACGTGCAGCGAAGTGGCACGGCCATCATGAGCTCCGTCGATGCGCCGTCCGATCCGGGGCACCCGAGGACGCTCACGTTGCCGCAGCCAAACCACCCAGGCCAGGCCGGCCAGGGAAGCCTCGCCCATTCGGGCATGCCGGCGAATCCGTCGTATGCAACGGGGCCTCACGATGCCGGTCGCCTGGCGACGCAGGGGGCCAAGCGAGGGCTCGGGCCCGTGATTTGGATCGTCGTCGCCGGCTCGGCGATTGGTGCGGTCCTCGCCATCGGCGGCATCTACCAGCTCACTGCCCGCAACCCGAAGCCGCCGCCGGAGACGACGGTGACCGCGACGGCACCGGCGCCCTCCGCGCTTGCGGCATCGGCCACGACGGCTCCGGAGCCCGCGAAGACCACGGGCGCCATCGAGAACGTCGGCACCGTCGATGCGGGTGCGCCGGCGGCACCATCGGTCTCCGCCAGCTCCGCCAGCTCCGCCACCTCTGCGCCTCCGGCCGAAGAACGGTCGCATCGCCATCGCGATACGCCGCGTCCTTCGGGTGGCGGCGGCTCGGCCACCCCGACGAAAAAGCTTCCGGGCTCGGGGCTGTAG
- a CDS encoding fused MFS/spermidine synthase, translating to MDPRHSKRGLRFALALFASAFLLFSIEPMVAKSITPLLGGTPAVWISCMLFFQALLLAGYMYVHASLGWLGARKQALVQLVLIGLPLLALPAVVDSEQVRSWNHDTNPTFSVLILLARTVGPAFAILSMSGPLLQGWFAALPPSDPSHPTKRAGRDPYVLYAASNAGSVVALAAYPFVIEPFVGLRRQFAVWHNGYFAFVVLVAMSALPLLMPRRPGDPEPAPSTPRPDETPSERRQRVRWRSRLTWAALAFVPSTYMMGVTTFITTDVAPIPLFWVLPLLLYLVTFILVFANRQLFSDAVLDRAIVIGLTLSVAASVLGGAWSTILVHLATFFFVALFCHVRLVRLRPDASELTDFFLWLSIGGALGGLLNGVVAPTFFSRAMEFPIALVLAALCRVVAKKKEPSARARLLDAVIPIGIGALLFAVLYFGEKRDLTDSPLYVLAVAIPFVLNYASRIHVPRFALGIGAILLATGLHTGAMSGLLYIDRNFFGVIRVAENKGFHVFSSGNIIHGIQFTAPERRRDPLAYYHRRGPLGDVFQAYGDRLHSVGVVGLGAGTMAAYAKPEQTWTFYEINPAVVRVAQTPSLFTYLSDAFPNNRGLRVEVGDARLRIEEAADASFSLIVLDAFSSDAVPVHLLTREAIDLYKRKLEPDGLLAFHISNRFLRLGPVMANVAGDRALHLVGKSLLSPSKELLDDGLQPSTWLVMSENAATLEPLVQRGYQEVHAKEGMRVWTDDYSDIIGAYRL from the coding sequence ATGGACCCTCGGCACTCGAAGCGCGGGCTCCGCTTCGCCCTTGCTCTGTTTGCCAGCGCGTTTCTGCTCTTCTCCATCGAGCCCATGGTCGCCAAGTCCATCACGCCGTTGCTCGGCGGGACGCCGGCCGTGTGGATCTCCTGCATGCTCTTCTTCCAGGCGCTGCTGCTCGCTGGATACATGTATGTACATGCATCCCTGGGCTGGCTCGGTGCCCGGAAGCAGGCGCTCGTCCAGCTCGTTTTGATAGGACTGCCCCTGCTCGCATTGCCGGCGGTGGTCGACTCGGAGCAGGTGCGCAGCTGGAACCACGACACGAACCCGACCTTCTCCGTTCTCATCTTGCTCGCGCGCACGGTGGGGCCGGCGTTCGCCATTCTTTCGATGAGCGGCCCGCTGCTTCAAGGCTGGTTCGCCGCGCTGCCGCCGTCGGATCCCTCGCATCCCACCAAACGCGCCGGGCGCGATCCCTATGTGCTCTACGCCGCCAGCAACGCGGGAAGCGTGGTGGCACTGGCGGCCTATCCCTTCGTCATCGAGCCATTCGTCGGATTGAGGCGCCAATTCGCCGTTTGGCACAATGGGTATTTCGCCTTCGTCGTGTTGGTGGCCATGTCGGCCCTGCCGCTGCTCATGCCGCGCCGGCCGGGTGATCCGGAGCCTGCGCCATCGACCCCGCGGCCCGATGAGACGCCGTCGGAGCGGAGGCAGCGCGTCCGCTGGCGCTCGCGGCTCACGTGGGCTGCCCTCGCGTTCGTGCCGTCCACGTACATGATGGGGGTCACCACGTTCATCACCACCGACGTGGCACCAATTCCGCTCTTTTGGGTGCTGCCGCTCTTGCTCTATTTGGTGACGTTCATCCTCGTCTTCGCCAACCGGCAGCTCTTCAGCGATGCGGTTCTCGACCGCGCCATCGTCATCGGGCTCACGCTGTCGGTGGCGGCCAGCGTTCTCGGCGGGGCGTGGTCGACCATTTTGGTGCATCTTGCAACCTTCTTCTTCGTCGCGCTCTTTTGCCATGTGCGGCTCGTCCGACTGCGCCCGGATGCGAGCGAGCTGACGGACTTCTTCCTCTGGCTCTCCATCGGCGGTGCCCTCGGCGGGCTTCTCAATGGGGTCGTCGCACCGACGTTCTTCTCGCGCGCCATGGAGTTCCCCATCGCCTTGGTGCTCGCCGCGCTCTGCCGCGTCGTCGCCAAAAAGAAGGAACCGTCGGCGCGCGCACGGCTGCTCGATGCGGTCATCCCCATCGGCATCGGGGCGCTCCTCTTCGCCGTCCTCTACTTCGGCGAGAAGCGCGACCTCACCGATTCACCCCTCTACGTGCTCGCCGTGGCCATTCCGTTCGTCCTCAATTACGCCTCGCGCATTCACGTCCCGCGCTTTGCGTTGGGCATCGGGGCCATCCTGCTCGCGACCGGCCTGCACACCGGGGCTATGTCTGGGCTTCTGTACATCGACCGCAACTTCTTCGGCGTCATCCGCGTCGCCGAAAACAAAGGCTTCCACGTCTTTTCGAGCGGCAACATCATCCACGGCATCCAGTTCACCGCCCCCGAGCGACGGCGCGATCCCCTCGCCTACTACCATCGCCGCGGACCGCTGGGTGACGTGTTCCAGGCTTACGGCGATCGGCTCCATTCCGTCGGCGTCGTCGGCCTCGGCGCGGGAACCATGGCGGCGTACGCCAAGCCCGAGCAAACCTGGACCTTCTACGAGATCAACCCCGCCGTCGTGCGCGTCGCCCAGACGCCGAGCCTCTTCACGTATCTGTCCGACGCGTTCCCCAACAATCGCGGGCTGCGCGTCGAGGTGGGCGATGCACGCCTGCGCATCGAGGAGGCGGCGGATGCGTCGTTCTCGCTCATCGTGCTCGATGCCTTCAGCTCCGATGCCGTCCCGGTTCACTTGCTCACGCGCGAGGCCATCGATTTGTACAAGCGCAAACTCGAGCCCGATGGGCTTCTCGCGTTCCACATTTCGAATCGTTTTTTGCGACTCGGCCCCGTAATGGCCAATGTCGCGGGCGATCGCGCGCTGCACCTGGTGGGCAAGAGCCTTCTGTCGCCGAGCAAAGAGCTGCTCGACGACGGGCTCCAGCCCTCCACCTGGCTCGTGATGTCCGAGAACGCCGCGACGCTCGAGCCGCTCGTCCAGCGCGGGTACCAGGAGGTCCACGCGAAGGAGGGCATGCGCGTCTGGACCGACGATTACTCGGACATCATCGGCGCGTACCGGCTTTAG
- a CDS encoding UDP-N-acetylmuramate dehydrogenase, translating to MRQKQNVPLAGHTTLRLGGPAARLLEIESVDELATAVRDLDARGEPVLVLGGGSNLVVADEGFAGTVLKLAFDAVEVSPDEVTVDAGANWDGLVARAVDEGWRGVECLSGIPGSVGATPMQNVGAYGQEVSETISRVRVLDRTKGTVSWIANEDCAFAYRSSRFRGQSRYIVVQVAFAFPRDTQSMPIRYAELSRALGIAEGERAPLRQVRDVVLRLRGAKGMILDASDPESVSAGSFFVNPIVDPAAVAHIESTAGATVPRFPMPDGTVKVPAAWLIERAGFTKGYGRGGVSISRKHALALVHRGNGSTRELLALAREVRDTVQSRFGVELSAEPIMVGCAL from the coding sequence ATGCGACAAAAGCAGAATGTCCCGCTCGCGGGGCATACCACCCTGCGCCTGGGAGGACCGGCGGCGCGTCTGTTGGAAATCGAAAGCGTGGACGAGCTCGCGACCGCCGTGCGCGATCTCGATGCGCGCGGCGAGCCGGTGCTCGTGCTCGGCGGCGGCAGCAACCTGGTGGTCGCCGATGAGGGATTCGCCGGCACCGTACTCAAGTTGGCCTTCGACGCCGTCGAGGTTTCTCCCGACGAGGTAACCGTCGACGCGGGCGCCAATTGGGATGGTTTGGTCGCACGCGCCGTCGACGAGGGATGGCGCGGGGTCGAGTGCCTCTCGGGCATCCCGGGCTCGGTGGGCGCGACCCCGATGCAGAACGTGGGCGCCTACGGGCAGGAGGTGAGCGAGACCATCTCCCGCGTGCGCGTGCTCGATCGCACCAAGGGCACGGTGTCGTGGATCGCGAACGAAGACTGCGCCTTCGCATACCGCAGCAGCCGTTTTCGCGGGCAATCGCGCTACATTGTCGTGCAGGTCGCTTTTGCCTTCCCGCGCGATACGCAGAGCATGCCCATTCGCTATGCCGAGCTTTCGCGCGCCTTGGGCATCGCCGAAGGAGAGCGCGCCCCGCTTCGCCAGGTGCGCGACGTCGTGCTTCGCCTGCGCGGTGCCAAGGGCATGATCCTCGATGCGAGCGATCCGGAAAGCGTGAGCGCCGGTTCCTTTTTCGTGAACCCCATCGTCGATCCCGCCGCCGTCGCGCACATCGAAAGCACCGCGGGCGCAACCGTCCCGCGCTTTCCCATGCCCGACGGCACGGTGAAGGTGCCCGCCGCATGGCTCATCGAGCGCGCCGGCTTCACCAAAGGGTACGGCCGCGGTGGTGTGAGCATCTCCCGTAAGCACGCCCTTGCACTCGTTCACCGCGGAAATGGCAGCACACGCGAGCTTTTGGCCCTCGCCCGCGAGGTCCGCGACACCGTCCAATCGCGCTTTGGCGTCGAACTGTCGGCCGAGCCAATCATGGTCGGCTGCGCGCTATGA